A DNA window from Scomber japonicus isolate fScoJap1 chromosome 14, fScoJap1.pri, whole genome shotgun sequence contains the following coding sequences:
- the p4ha1b gene encoding prolyl 4-hydroxylase subunit alpha-1b, which translates to MLSFRVHLPCWCFLLMSCLQSLSANNDFFTSIGQMTDLLYTEKDLVTSLKDYIKAEENKLERVKRWADKLESLTATAMQDPESFLGHPVNAFKLMKRLNTEWGDLESLVLSDTTDGFISNLTIQRQYFPTDADQTGAAKALLRLQDTYRLDSNTISTGDLPGVKHKSLMTVEDCYELGKIAYSDVDYYHTELWMAQALKQLDEGEESTLDKVTVLDYLSYAVYQQGEIERALDYTEKLLELDPEHQRAKGNLKYFTFQLEKQKKAAEEEPEKQKDQAKKEKTEKKKKPKKKGSNQLMPERVKYEMLCRGEGIKLTPRRQSRLFCRYYDNNHNPSFVLSPVKQQDEWDSPYIVRYLDIISDKEIERIKELAKPRLRRATISNPITGVLETAPYRISKSAWLTGYEDPMIEKINQRIEDLTGLEMDTAEELQVANYGVGGQYEPHFDFGRKDEPDAFKELGTGNRIATWLFYMSDVSAGGATVFPDVGASVWPQKGTAVFWYNLFASGEGDYSTRHAACPVLVGNKWVSNKWIHERGQEWRRPCGLNETE; encoded by the exons aGTGCACCTACCGTGCTGGTGTTTCCTGTTGATGAGCTGCCTGCAGTCGCTCTCAGCCAACAATGACTTCTTCACCTCCATAG GCCAGATGACAGACCTGTTATACACAGAAAAAGACCTCGTCACCTCTCTGAAGGACTACATCAAAGCAGAAGAGAACAAGCTAGAGCGGGTCAAAAG GTGGGCTGATAAATTGGAGTCACTGACGGCCACAGCCATGCAAGACCCGGAGAGCTTCCTGGGGCACCCTGTCAATGCCTTCAAGCTAATGAAGAGGCTGAACACAGAGTGGGGGGACCTAGAGAGCCTTGTACTTAGTGACACCACTGATG gatttatttccAACCTAACCATCCAGAGACAATACTTCCCCACGGATGCGGACCAGACTGGAGCTGCCAAAGCTCTCCTTCGGCTACAAGACACATACAGACTGGATTCTAACACTATCTCTACAGGAGACCTTCCTG GAGTGAAACACAAAAGCCTTATGACAGTGGAGGACTGCTACGAGTTGGGAAAGATCGCCTACTCTGATGTTGACTACTATCACACAGAGCTGTGGATGGCCCAGGCCCTGAAACAGCTCGATGAGGGAGAGGAGTCCACTTTAGATAAGGTGACAGTGCTCGACTACCTCAGCTACGCCGTCTACCAGCAGGGGGAGATAGAGCGAGCCTTGGACTACACCGAGAAGCTGCTTGAACTGG ACCCAGAACACCAGCGTGCCAAGGGCAACCTGAAATACTTTACCTTCCAGCtggagaagcagaagaaggCTGCGGAAGAAGAGCCTGAGAAACAAAAGGATCAGgcgaaaaaagagaaaactgaaaagaagaagaagcccaAAAAGAAGGGCTCCAATCAGCTCATGCCTGAGAGGGTGAAATATGAGATGCTGTGTCGTGGGGAGGGCATCAAACTG ACCCCCCGCAGGCAGAGCCGACTGTTCTGCCGTTACTATGACAACAATCACAACCCCAGCTTTGTGCTGTCACCTGTCAAACAGCAAGACGAGTGGGACAGCCCCTACATTGTCCGGTACCTTGACATCATCTCAGACAAAGAAATCGAGAGGATCAAGGAGCTGGCAAAGCCAAGA CTACGCAGGGCCACCATCTCCAACCCCATCACAGGAGTGCTGGAGACAGCACCATACCGGATCAGCAAAAG TGCTTGGCTCACTGGCTATGAAGATCCAATGATTGAAAAGATCAACCAGAGAATTGAGGATCTCACAGGGCTGGAAATGGATACTGCAGAAGAGCTGCAG GTTGCAAATTATGGTGTTGGAGGTCAATACGAACCTCACTTTGACTTTGGAAGG AAAGATGAGCCAGATGCCTTTAAAGAGCTGGGCACTGGGAACCGCATAGCAACGTGGCTCTTCTAT ATGAGTGATGTATCAGCAGGTGGAGCCACAGTATTTCCAGATGTTGGTGCTTCAGTTTGGCCCCAAAAG ggCACCGCAGTGTTCTGGTACAATCTCTTTGCCAGCGGGGAGGGAGACTACAGCACCAGACATGCAGCTTGCCCTGTGTTGGTGGGCAACAAGTGGG tATCAAACAAATGGATTCACGAACGAGGCCAGGAATGGCGGCGACCTTGTGGCCTAAACGAAACCGaatga
- the actn2b gene encoding alpha-actinin-2b isoform X1 produces MMTQVETTMVSYGNGFEEEYMLQEDEWDRDMLLDPAWEQQQRKTFTAWCNSHLRKAGTQIENIEEDFRNGLKLMLLLEVISGERLPKPDRGKMRFHKIANVNKALDFITSKGVKLVSIGAEEIVDGNVKMTLGMIWTIILRFAIQDISVEETSAKEGLLLWCQRKTAPYRNVNVQNFHVSWKDGLAFCALIHRHRPDLLDYSKLNKDDPMGNLNLAFDIAEKHLDIPKMLDAEDIINTPKPDERAIMTYVSCFYHAFAGAEQAETAANRICKVLGVNQENEKLMEEYERLASELLEWIRRTTPWLENRTPEKTMGEMQRKLEDFRDYRRQHKPPKVQEKCQLEINFNTLQTKLRISNRPAFMPSEGKMVSDITSAWQGLEQAEKGYEEWLLTEIRRLERLDHLAEKFRQKATNHENWASGKELILSQKDYETATLIEMKALLRKHEAFESDLAAHQDRVEQIAAIAQELNELDYHDVAAVNQRCQSICDLWDRLGTLTQKRREALERTEKLLETIDQLFLEFAKRSAPFNNWMEGAMEDLQDMFMVHTIEEVQSLIAAHEQFKATLPEADAERQAILGIHNEVQKISQSYGIKANIINPYSTLTTEELLNKWDKVKKLVPQRDGSLQEEMARQHAHERLRRQFAAQANLIGPWIQARMEEIGRCSLEIGGTLEDQMTQLKQFEHVIVTYKPNVDKLEGDHQLIQESLVFDNKHTNYTMEHIRVGWELLLTTIARTINEIETQILTRDAKGISQQQMNEFRSSFNHFDRKKNGAMETDDFRACLISMGYDLGEVEFARIMMLVDPNTTGIVSFQSFIDFMTRETADTDTAEQVVASFRILAADKPYILVEELRRELPPEQAEYCIMRMPPCRAPGAPPGALDYTAFSTALYGESDL; encoded by the exons ATGATGACCCAGGTGGAGACCACAATGGTGAGCTATGGTAATGGCTTCGAGGAGGAGTACATGCTCCAGGAGGACGAATGGGACAGGGACATGCTGCTGGACCCTGCCTGGGAGCAACAGCAGAGGAAA ACGTTCACAGCCTGGTGTAACTCCCACCTGAGGAAAGCTGGTACTCAAATTGAAAATATTGAAGAGGACTTCAGGAATGGACTAAAACTCATGCTGCTTCTGGAAGTCATCTCAG GTGAGAGGTTACCCAAGCCAGACAGAGGGAAGATGCGGTTTCATAAGATTGCTAATGTCAACAAAGCACTGGACTTCATCACAAGCAAAGGAGTGAAACTGGTCTCCATTGGAGCAGAAG agattGTGGACGGGAATGTAAAGATGACTCTTGGAATGATCTGGACTATCATCCTCCGCTTCGCCATTCAGGATATTTCTGTTGAAG AAACATCTGCCAAGGAAGGCcttcttctgtggtgtcagAGAAAGACTGCCCCCTACAGGAATGTCAACGTCCAAAACTTCCATGTCAG CTGGAAGGATGGCCTGGCCTTCTGCGCCCTGATTCATAGACACAGACCCGACCTCCTCGACTACTCTAAGCTCAACAAG GATGATCCTATGGGGAACCTGAACCTGGCTTTTGACATAGCCGAGAAACACCTGGACATTCCCAAAATGCTGGATGCGGAAG ATATCATCAACACCCCCAAGCCTGATGAAAGAGCCATCATGACCTATGTGTCCTGCTTTTACCATGCTTTTGCTGGAGCCGAGCAG GCAGAGACGGCTGCCAACAGGATCTGTAAGGTGCTGGGTGTAAACCAGGAGAATGAGAAACTGATGGAGGAGTATGAGAGACTGGCCAGTGAG CTGCTGGAATGGATCCGCCGCACCACTCCCTGGCTGGAGAACCGGACCCCTGAGAAGACCATGGGAGAAATGCAGCGAAAGCTGGAGGACTTCAGGGACTACAGACGCCAGCACAAGCCCCCTAAGGTGCAGGAGAAGTGCCAGCTGGAAATTAACTTCAACACCCTGCAGACCAAGTTGCGCATCAGCAATCGTCCTGCCTTCATGCCCTCTGAGGGGAAGATGGTGTCT GACATAACCAGTGCATGGCAGGGACTGGAGCAGGCAGAGAAGGGCTATGAGGAATGGCTTCTTACAGAGATCCGCAGGTTGGAGAGGCTGGACCACTTGGCTGAAAAGTTTCGTCAAAAAGCCACCAACCATGAGAACTGGGCCAGCG GTAAAGAACTGATCCTCTCCCAGAAGGACTATGAAACAGCTACCCTGATAGAAATGAAAGCATTGCTTCGAAAACATGAGGCCTTTGAGAGTGACTTGGCAGCCCACCAGGACAGAGTGGAGCAGATTGCTGCCATTGCACAGGAACTAAA TGAGCTGGATTACCATGATGTGGCTGCTGTGAACCAGCGTTGCCAGAGCATCTGTGACTTGTGGGACAGGCTGGGAACCCTGActcagaagaggagagaagcactGGAG CGGACAGAGAAACTGCTGGAGACTATTGATCAGTTGTTCCTGGAGTTTGCAAAGAGGTCAGCTCCTTTCAATAACTGGATGGAAGGAGCCATGGAGGATCTTCAGGACATGTTCATGGTGCATACTATTGAAGAAGTCCAG AGTCTAATCGCAGCTCATGAGCAGTTCAAAGCTACTCTACCTGAGGCAGATGCAGAGAGACAGGCCATCTTGGGAATCCACAATGAGGTGCAGAAAATTTCCCAGAGCTATGGAATCAAGGCCAACATTATTAACCCCTACAGCACCCTTACAACTGAAGAGCTTCTCAACAAATGGGATAAG GTGAAGAAGTTGGTTCCTCAGAGAGATGGTTCCCTCCAGGAGGAGATGGCACGCCAGCATGCCCATGAAAGGCTGAGACGGCAGTTTGCTGCCCAGGCTAATCTTATTGGACCTTGGATACAGGCCAGAATGGAG GAAATTGGACGTTGCTCCCTGGAGATAGGAGGCACTCTGGAAGACCAGATGACCCAGCTGAAGCAATTTGAGCATGTCATTGTCACTTACAAGCCCAATGTCGACAAGTTGGAGGGAGACCACCAGTTAATCCAAGAGTCACTTGTGTTCGATAACAAACACACCAACTACACTATGGAG CACATCCGTGTTGGGTGGGAGCTGCTCCTTACAACCATTGCCCGAACCATCAATGAGATTGAGACCCAGATCCTAACCCGGGATGCCAAGGGCATCAGCCAGCAGCAGATGAATGAATTCAGATCTTCTTTCAACCACTTCGACCGG AAGAAGAATGGAGCAATGGAGACGGATGACTTCAGAGCCTGCCTCATCTCTATGGGTTATGACTTG GGAGAGGTGGAATTTGCCCGTATAATGATGCTGGTGGACCCCAATACTACTGGAATTGTCTCCTTCCAGTCTTTCATTGATTTTATGACCAGAGAGACTGCTGACACGGACACTGCGGAGCAGGTTGTGGCATCATTCAGGATTCTGGCAGCTGATaag CCTTACATATTAGTGGAGGAGCTGAGGAGAGAACTGCCTCCTGAACAGGCAGAATACTGCATCATGAGGATGCCGCCTTGTCGCGCCCCTGGAGCACCACCAGGGGCACTGGACTACACTGCCTTCTCCACCGCCCTCTATGGAGAGAGTGACCTTTAA
- the actn2b gene encoding alpha-actinin-2b isoform X2, which produces MEEYERLASELLEWIRRTTPWLENRTPEKTMGEMQRKLEDFRDYRRQHKPPKVQEKCQLEINFNTLQTKLRISNRPAFMPSEGKMVSDITSAWQGLEQAEKGYEEWLLTEIRRLERLDHLAEKFRQKATNHENWASGKELILSQKDYETATLIEMKALLRKHEAFESDLAAHQDRVEQIAAIAQELNELDYHDVAAVNQRCQSICDLWDRLGTLTQKRREALERTEKLLETIDQLFLEFAKRSAPFNNWMEGAMEDLQDMFMVHTIEEVQSLIAAHEQFKATLPEADAERQAILGIHNEVQKISQSYGIKANIINPYSTLTTEELLNKWDKVKKLVPQRDGSLQEEMARQHAHERLRRQFAAQANLIGPWIQARMEEIGRCSLEIGGTLEDQMTQLKQFEHVIVTYKPNVDKLEGDHQLIQESLVFDNKHTNYTMEHIRVGWELLLTTIARTINEIETQILTRDAKGISQQQMNEFRSSFNHFDRKKNGAMETDDFRACLISMGYDLGEVEFARIMMLVDPNTTGIVSFQSFIDFMTRETADTDTAEQVVASFRILAADKPYILVEELRRELPPEQAEYCIMRMPPCRAPGAPPGALDYTAFSTALYGESDL; this is translated from the exons ATGGAGGAGTATGAGAGACTGGCCAGTGAG CTGCTGGAATGGATCCGCCGCACCACTCCCTGGCTGGAGAACCGGACCCCTGAGAAGACCATGGGAGAAATGCAGCGAAAGCTGGAGGACTTCAGGGACTACAGACGCCAGCACAAGCCCCCTAAGGTGCAGGAGAAGTGCCAGCTGGAAATTAACTTCAACACCCTGCAGACCAAGTTGCGCATCAGCAATCGTCCTGCCTTCATGCCCTCTGAGGGGAAGATGGTGTCT GACATAACCAGTGCATGGCAGGGACTGGAGCAGGCAGAGAAGGGCTATGAGGAATGGCTTCTTACAGAGATCCGCAGGTTGGAGAGGCTGGACCACTTGGCTGAAAAGTTTCGTCAAAAAGCCACCAACCATGAGAACTGGGCCAGCG GTAAAGAACTGATCCTCTCCCAGAAGGACTATGAAACAGCTACCCTGATAGAAATGAAAGCATTGCTTCGAAAACATGAGGCCTTTGAGAGTGACTTGGCAGCCCACCAGGACAGAGTGGAGCAGATTGCTGCCATTGCACAGGAACTAAA TGAGCTGGATTACCATGATGTGGCTGCTGTGAACCAGCGTTGCCAGAGCATCTGTGACTTGTGGGACAGGCTGGGAACCCTGActcagaagaggagagaagcactGGAG CGGACAGAGAAACTGCTGGAGACTATTGATCAGTTGTTCCTGGAGTTTGCAAAGAGGTCAGCTCCTTTCAATAACTGGATGGAAGGAGCCATGGAGGATCTTCAGGACATGTTCATGGTGCATACTATTGAAGAAGTCCAG AGTCTAATCGCAGCTCATGAGCAGTTCAAAGCTACTCTACCTGAGGCAGATGCAGAGAGACAGGCCATCTTGGGAATCCACAATGAGGTGCAGAAAATTTCCCAGAGCTATGGAATCAAGGCCAACATTATTAACCCCTACAGCACCCTTACAACTGAAGAGCTTCTCAACAAATGGGATAAG GTGAAGAAGTTGGTTCCTCAGAGAGATGGTTCCCTCCAGGAGGAGATGGCACGCCAGCATGCCCATGAAAGGCTGAGACGGCAGTTTGCTGCCCAGGCTAATCTTATTGGACCTTGGATACAGGCCAGAATGGAG GAAATTGGACGTTGCTCCCTGGAGATAGGAGGCACTCTGGAAGACCAGATGACCCAGCTGAAGCAATTTGAGCATGTCATTGTCACTTACAAGCCCAATGTCGACAAGTTGGAGGGAGACCACCAGTTAATCCAAGAGTCACTTGTGTTCGATAACAAACACACCAACTACACTATGGAG CACATCCGTGTTGGGTGGGAGCTGCTCCTTACAACCATTGCCCGAACCATCAATGAGATTGAGACCCAGATCCTAACCCGGGATGCCAAGGGCATCAGCCAGCAGCAGATGAATGAATTCAGATCTTCTTTCAACCACTTCGACCGG AAGAAGAATGGAGCAATGGAGACGGATGACTTCAGAGCCTGCCTCATCTCTATGGGTTATGACTTG GGAGAGGTGGAATTTGCCCGTATAATGATGCTGGTGGACCCCAATACTACTGGAATTGTCTCCTTCCAGTCTTTCATTGATTTTATGACCAGAGAGACTGCTGACACGGACACTGCGGAGCAGGTTGTGGCATCATTCAGGATTCTGGCAGCTGATaag CCTTACATATTAGTGGAGGAGCTGAGGAGAGAACTGCCTCCTGAACAGGCAGAATACTGCATCATGAGGATGCCGCCTTGTCGCGCCCCTGGAGCACCACCAGGGGCACTGGACTACACTGCCTTCTCCACCGCCCTCTATGGAGAGAGTGACCTTTAA